One Campylobacter sputorum genomic window, ACTTGTCGATAAACAAGAGCAAAATTCACATAAGTTAGAAAAACAAGAAGAGATGAAAAAACATTTTAGTGAGCTAAGTTCCATTGGTGCAAAAGGCATTTCAAATGCTTATTTTATGCAGTTTCAAGCACAAACTTTTAGTTTTTCAAACGGTAGTTTTTCTTTTCAAAGTTTTTCATTCGGTATAAGCAGTGATAATAGTGGTGATTTTTTAAGTTTCTTGCAAAATCCAACAAATAAAGTAAAAGGACTTTTATCTGGTATAGATTTGTCTCAAATAGGATATAATGGTAAACCAATCCACGCTTTAAGCCAAGATGAAGCAAAAGCGCTTGTTAGCGAAGATGGTTTTTTTGGAATAACTAAAACATCTGAGAGAATAGCTGATTTTGTTATAAATGGTGCAGGAAATGATTTGGAAAAATTAAAAGCAGGTAAAGATGGTATGTTAAGAGGTTTCGAGCAAGCAGAACAAATGTGGGGTGGAAAACTTCCAGATATATCACAAGAGACAATGCAAAAAGCTCTTGCAAAAATAGATGAAAAAATATCTGCTCTAGGAGGCAACACTCTTGATATTCAGGCTTAGTTTATCTGTTTTTTTAGCATTATTTATGGTTGGTTGCAGTAGCTTTTTTGGACAAAACAATCAAAAACCAGTTAAGCAGCCAATCGTTCAAAATCAGGTTCAAAAAAATCAAATTCAAACAAAAATGATTAAAGGCTATGTCAAGTCTTTGCAATTTACAGATAAAGGTTGGCTGTATAATATAATAGGTATAGATACTACAAATAATAAATTGCCAAGTGCTACTGCATATGCTAAAAAAATTTATTACAATGAAAAAGATTTAGTGTATGCTATTATAAAAGGTAATAGAATTTCTGAAATGTATTTGATAAATGCTTCAAATTCAAGACATCCTGCTGTTAAAAAAAGCAATCGTTCTTCAAAAAAAATTATTATTCCTGTGCCAGAAAGTGAGAATATATCTTTTTAGGTTGCCGTTTGTTTATCCTCAAATAGTATCATTTCAATGTGCAATAGAACAATAAATGAAGTTTAGCTAGAACTCCTTTCTTTATGGGAAGATTAAATCTTCCCAAATTTCTTTTTTTATTTCTACCAAGTTTTATATTTTATTTAATAAAAAATGTTATCCTTAACTTATTTGCAAATTTTAAGGATATATAATGAATAAAATCATATCTGGTTTTTTAGGTATGGGATCTGCGATAACCATGCTTCTTATTTATGCTGTATCTTGTGGAACAGCAACTATAATAGAAAATAATTACGATACGCCAACTGCTTGGTCGGCTGTTTATGGAGCAACTTGGTTTGCTTTATTGCAACTTTTACTTGGTGTAAATTTGCTTTATAATATTTTTAGATACAAACTTATTACACTTAAGAAATTGCCATCTTTTCTCTTTCATTTTTCATTTATAATTATTTTAATTGGCGCTGGCATTACTAGATATTTTGGCTTTGAGGGCGTTGTTCACATAAGAAATGGCGAAAGTACTGACGAGCTTTGGACTTCCGCTGTTTATTTGCAGTTGATTGCAGATGATGGAAAGAATTTATACCAAGATAATGAAGAAAAACATATATCTCTAAAAGGAGATAATGATTTTTCTATGAGCGTAGATATAAATGGCAAAAAAGCTACATATAAATATAAAGATTATATACGCAGTGCGGATTTTGTTTTTACTGATAGTAAAGATGGAAAGCCTATTATAAATTTAATAATTTCTGGAAATGGAAGTTCAAATGAACTTATTTTAGAAAATAATACTTCAAATATAATTGATGGAGTTGAATTTACATTCAACAAAGAACCAAATAGCGATAAGTTTGTTAAATTTACATTAAAAGATGATAAATGGTTTTTTACATCAAGCGATAAAGTATCTTATTTTATAATGAGCGAAAATAAAAAAGATAATTTTGAAAGCAACTCTTTAAATGAGTTTAAAGAAATGAGGCTTTATACTGTTGCCAATATAAATTTTTCTCCAAAATTTCTTTCTAAAAGCGCTTCAAAAAAGCTTGTTAGTGCAAATGATGGAAATGATGCTATGATTGGAGAGCTTGAGTTTAATGGAGAAAAACAAGATGTTCCTATATTTACAAATGGAAAGGTTTATTCTACCCATATTGGCGGTGTTGAGTTTGTTACCAAAGTTGGCTCTTTAAAACATACTATGCCATTTGTAATGCATCTAAACGCATTTAAGCTAGATAGATATCCTGGTTCAAATTCTCCTATGAGCTATTCGAGTGATATTACTATCTTCGATAAAAATGGAAATAAAATTATGGATTATTTGATTTATATGAATAATGTTTTAGATTTTAATGGGCATAGATTTTTTCAAAGTTCTTATGATATGGACGAAAGAGGAACTATACTATCTGTAAATAAAGATCCCGGTAAAATTCCTACTTATATAGGTTATTTTTTATTAGGTCTTGGCTTTTTCTTAAATTTAATAAGTCCTTATAGTAGGTTTAGAAAGCTTGCAAATTTAGTAAATTCAGAAGCTACTAAGACTCTTTCTTTAATGTTTGTTATAGTTTTGGCATTTGCAGGAGTAAATTTAAAAGCTTCTGATGTTCCAAGTATAGATAAAAATCATGCAAAAGAATTATCATCTTTGCTTGTTCAAAGTGTGGATGGTAGAATAAAACCATTTGATACTGTAGGTTATGAAGTTTTAAATAAGATTTATAGAAGCTCATCTTTTAATGGTATGAGTCCAACAGAAGTTATACTTTCTATGATGTTAAATAGTGATTATTGGCAAGAAGCTCCTTTGATTGCCATTTCAAATAAAGAATTAAAAAAACTTCTTGGTGTTGATGAAAATGCAAAATATGCAAAATTTAGTGATTTTTTTAATATGGGTAGCGATGGAAAGCTTACTTATAAGCTAACTAAAACTGTAGAATTAACAAATAGAAAAAACCCAGCATTAAGAGGAATGTTTGATAAAGATGTGATAAAGGTTGATGAAAGGGTAAATATATTATATATGGTATTTATGGGTGAAATTTTTAGAATTTTTCCAAAAATAGATGATCCAAATAATACTTGGTATTCTCCAGCGTCCGCTATTATGAGTTTTCCTAAAGAAGAATCAAATCAAGTTGCTAGTATTTTACAAAATTATTTTAGAAGTATAATAGATGCCCAATCCTCTGGTGATTGGAAGCAGGCAAATGATGCACTGAATGTATTAAAAGAATATCAATCAAAATATGGTGCAAGTATTCTTATAGATCAAAAAAAGATAGATATGGAGCTACTTTTAAATAAATACAATATATTTGATAGATTGTCACCTTTTTATCTAATTTCCGGACTTATTTTACTAGCTGTAGTTTTTATAAAAATGGTAAGACCAAAAACAAATGTTTTGTATCCTTTTAGATTTGTATATTTTTTAAATTTAGTGTTATTTTTAGCACTTACTGCCGGACTTGGCATGAGATGGTATGTTTCGCAGCACGCTCCTTGGTCAAATGCATATGAGTCACTTATATATGTAGCTTGGGCAATGGCTTTATCTGGACTTATATTTGCAAAAAGAAGCCCAGTTACCATAGCGCTTACATCTATTTTAACTGGCGTGACTTTGTTTGTAGCTCATCTTAGTTGGCTTGATCCTCAAATCACAACGCTAGTTCCTGTTTTGAACTCATATTGGTTAACTATACACGTTTCTGTAATTACTGCTAGTTACGGATTTTTAGGGCTTTGTGCTCTTCTTGGTATGTTTACATTGATTTTAATGTGTTTTCAGGGTAAAAAAGAAAATAAAGAAATATCAAGAAATATTCTTGAGGCAACGAGAATAAATGAGATGTCTATGATATTTGGTATAAGCTTATTAACTCTTGGAAACTTCCTTGGCGGCGTTTGGGCAAATGAAAGCTGGGGAAGATACTGGGGCTGGGATTCAAAAGAAACTTGGGCTTTAATATCTATAATTGTATATGCAGTTGTTTTGCATTTAAGATTTATTCCTAAGCTAAATAATCAATATGCTTTTGGTGTTGCTTCTTCTTTTGCATATTGGTCTATAATAATGACATATTTTGGAGTAAATTTTTATTTAAGCGGAATGCACTCTTATGCATCAGGAGATCCTGTGCCAGTTCCAAATTTTGTTGGCATTATAGCTACGGTTATGATTATAATTACCTTGATTGCTTCAAGAGGCATTAAATTTGCTAAAAAGCTATAAGGGATAGTTGTTGGAAAATGATAATAACTCGATTATTTATATTGTCATATTTTCTATAATTATATTCTTATTTGTCATTGCCGTTATTTATATAACATTTTTTGATAACGATAATGACAAAAATAGCATTAAAAAAGATGAATATTATGTATTAGACAAAGTTCTTAAAAATAAAAAAGATAAAACTATAGATATAGACGATATGATAACAGTTGTATCAAAAGATAATTTAAGAAAAAATGATCTTTTTTTAGCTTTGCAATACTATATAAATAATTTTGAAATACCAAAAGAAGATGAACTAGAACTAAATAAATATATGCTTTTTGTTTTTTTAGTATCTAGTCATAGAAGTGCCGATGCAAAACTTATAGCTTATATGAGCATTACTTTAAGGAAATTGTATCCACATCACTCTGCTAGAATAGAGATAGAAGAACAAAAAGGTATAGAATATCGCAAGAAAAGATATAATTTGGGAAATTTATAATATAAATAATAAAAATATTAGTCCTACTACTATTCTATATATCCCAAAAGGTATATAGTCAAATTTACTTACAAATTTTAGAAATATTTTTATCGCAAATAATGCTACTATAAAGGCTACAATTCCACCTAATAAAAATATAAAAATATTATCCATATTTTCAATAAATATAGCTCTGTTTTTATAAGAATCATAAAATGTAGCTGCAAACATTGTTGGTATTGCTAGTAAAAAACTAAAAGTTGCGGCTGTTTTTCTATCAAGTCCTGCTAAAAGTCCAGTTATGATTGTCGCGCCGCTTCTTGATGTGCCTGGCACCATAGCAAGGCATTGTGATAAGCCTATTAAAAAAGATTGTTTATAGCTGACATCCTCTAATGTTATTGTAGTTATTTTTATTTTTTCTTTTTTGTTAAAAATTTCAACTATTATAAAAATAATACCCCAAAATATAAGCATATAAGCTACTATATCTGGAGAAAAAAGCTCTTTTATGTATTTATGAAGTAAAAAACCTATCGCACCGGTTGGAATAAAACCTATGGCTAATTTTATCCATATATTTATATCCTGTTTTAATTTACTAAAATATATAAAAACTACTGCCAAAATAGAACCAAGTTGTATTGAAACTTCAAAGCATGTTAAGGTTGGAGTTTGTTGTAAATTTAAAAGCTTTGAGGCTAATATCAAATGTCCTGTTGAGCTAACTGGTAAAAATTCAGTTAAACCTTCAACTATGCCAAGTATTATTGTGCTTATTATGTCCATTGATATATTTTCTTTCTTAAATTTGTTATATTTTCTTTTATTGAGTTTGGTTTATAAATAGCCTCTATCATTGCTATCATATCAGGCTTTTTAGTTGCAACATCTGCTATATTGCCTTGGTTTATGCCGCCTATTATACAAATTGGTAGTGATATTTTTTCTTTTGCTTGAGAGATTATTTCTATGCCGCTAAGCAAGGCATTTGGTTTAGTCGCGCTTTTAAAAGCAGCGCCAAATGCAACATAACTAGCACCGATATTTTGAGAATTGATGGCTAAATTTATATCATTATAGCAACTTACTCCGATTATAAACTCACTCCCTAAAAACTCTTTTGTGTTTTTTAACATGGCGTCATTTTTTCCTATATGAACGCCATGAGCTTTTAATTTTTTGGCTAAATTTACATTATCATTTATGATAAGCTTTGCATTAAAATCTTCGCAAAGCGATATGAGATTTTTGATGATTTCTTCATTTTGTATACTTTTTTTACTCCTATATTGTATAAATTTTATACCATTTTGTAAAATTTCTAAAACTTGATCTTCTATAGTCTCATCTGGAGTTAAGATATCATCCGTTATTGCATAAATCTCAGACACTTCAGGTTCTTTTAATACAAAAATACTTAAATTTATTTTAATTCATATTGTTTAAGAAGTTTTTCATATGTTCCATCTTGTTTCATTTTATCAACTTCTTTGTTTATTTTTTTGATTAATTCTGTGCGCTTGTTTTTATCAAATGCTATAGAAAAACCCTCACTACCATCTGGTTCTTTTAAAAATTCAGTCAAATCATCATTTTTATTTAAATATCCATAGCCTATAGAACTATCAACAAGAACTGCGTCTACTTTGTTATTTTTAAGTGCCATTATTGAGTTAAAAATATCTTTTGTCGGAACTACTTTAGAACCTTTGATTTCTCTAGCTGCCATTTCTTGAACTGTGCCAAGTTGAACTCCTATTTTTTTACCTATTAAATCATCTTTTGAATTTATTTCAGCATTAGATGATTTTTTTATAAATAAATTCTCTGTTGTGTAGTAAGGATCTGTAAAATCTACAGCTTTAATTCTTTGAGGAGTTGCACTCATCGCAGCAGCTATTGCATCTATTTTACCGCTTTTTAAAGCTGGTATCAAAGCATCAAAGCCCATATTTACAATCTCATATTTAAAGCCAATTCTTTTGCTTAGTTCATCGATTAAATCCATATCAAAACCAGTTATTTTTGAATTTTGATCAATGTATTCAAAAGGAGGATATGTGGCATTAGTTCCAACTTTTAAAATATCATTAGCATTGATACATGTAGCTAAAAACAAACTAGCTAGTAAGCATTTAAACAACTTTTTCATTTTTCATCCTTTATTAATGGTTTAAAATTTTATTTAAAAATTCTTGTAATCTTTCATTTTGTGGATTTTCAAAAACATTTTTAGGAGTGTCATCAACTGCTATAATTCCACCTTCCATAAAAAATATCCTATTTGCAACATTTCTAGCAAAACCCATTTCGTGGGTTACAACTAGCATTGTTAATCCTTCTTTTGCAACTTCTTGCATTATATGTAAAACTTCACCTATCATTTCAGGATCAAGTGCTGAAGTTGGTTCATCAAATAAAATAACATCAGGATTCATTGCCAAACTTCTTGCTATTGCAATTCTTTGTTTTTGTCCGCCACTTAATTTATGTGGAAATTCATCTTTTTTGTCTTCAAGACCAACTTTTCTTAATAGTTCTATTGCTTTACTTTGTGCTTCTTCTTTACTATAAATTCCTGCTTTTATAGGAGCTAGAGTTAAATTTGATAAAACGCTTTTATTTGCAAAAAGGTTAAAGTGTTGAAAAACCATACTAACTTTTTGTCTTATTTTGTTTATATTTGTACTTTTTAATGTTATATCTTGATTTTTAATAAATATATGTCCACTATCTGGCTCTTCAAGCTTGTTTATACATCTTAAAAATGTACTTTTTCCACCACCGCTTGGACCTATTATAGCTACAACTTCGCCTTTTTTTATATTTGTGGATATATTGTTTAAAACCGATAAATTTCCATATTTTTTACAAAGATTTTCTATTTTAATCATTCTTATTTAACCTTGTTTCTAGCATTTTTGCTAAAAAAGAGAATATCTTAACGCTTATATAGTAAATCACCGCAGCAAAAAGTATTGGTTTTGCTGTAAAAAGTGTAGCTTGCAAGCTTTGTGCATTCATAGTTAAATCAAAAATTCCTATCATTCCAACAACAGAAGTTTCTTTAAAAAGTGATATAAATTCATTTGCTAGTGCTGGAAGTATATTTTTTATAGCTTGTGGAAAGATAATCTCTTTCATAGAAGTTTTATAGTCTAGTCCCATAGCTCTTGCAGCTTCCATCTGTCCGTTATCAACGCTGTTTATACCAGATCTTACTATTTCGGCAACATAAGCTGAGCTATTTAATCCAAGAGCTATAATGGCTGCATATATATTGTTGCTCCAAGCGGCAAATACAACAAAGCTAAAGACCATAAGCTGTATTAAAACAGGCGTTCCTCTTATTATATCTATATATTCATCTATAATAAAACTTAGTATTTTTATATTTATAAATTTTAAAAAAGCTAAAATAAAACCTAAAACTATACCTATAGTAATTCCGCCAATTGTAAGTATGAGCGTTGTATTGTAACTCTCTAAATAGCTTAATGCTTGGTCGCTACTAATTTCATCTGGATATGTAAAGTATACGCCTAGTGTAGCTATAAGTATAAAAACAATAAATTTTAAAATCTTTTCATTCAATTATTTATGCCTTTTTGCAATAGAGAATATAAACCAAAAGATTACAATAAATTTAATATTATTTTGCTTAATTTATCTTGTTTTCAAGTAAATAGTAAATTTTATCATAAAGAAAAATTTAACTTTTATTTTGCTAGTATAAATATAGCTGTCAAAAATTAAATACAAAAAGGAGAAATATGGATGATTTTTATATATATTTAGCTATTGTTATTTACTTAGGTATTCTTATTTATATAGGAAAAAGAAATTACAATAAAGACGCGGGGGTTGACGAATTTATCTTAGATAATCGTGGATTGGGACCTGTTTTAACAGCTCTTTCAGCCGGAGCTTCTGATATGAGTGGATGGATGATATTAGGTCTTCCTGGGGTTTTATATGCAACTGGACTTTGTAATGTGTGGATAGCTATAGGATTAAGCGTTGGAGCATGGGCGAATTATAAAATTTTAGCAAAAAGACTTAGAGTATATACTGAGGTTGCTGGAGATAGCTCTACTATACCTGATTTTTTCGAAAATAGATTTAGAGATAACACAAAAACAATAAGATTTATATCTGGAATTATAATCTTGGTATTTTACACTCTTTATGTTAGTAGTGGGATTATAGCCGGGGGAAAAACATTTGAAAGTTTTTTTGGTATCAATTTTGCTTTTGGAGCTATATTTACACTTTTTGTTGTTGTAGTTTATACATTTTTTGGCGGATTTAAGGCTGTTTGTGAGACAGATGCTTTTCAAGGAGTTCTTATGTTTGCTATACTTGTTTTAATACCAAGTGTTGCTTATTTTAACATAAATATACCAGATGGTAGTTCATTTGTAGGAGAGATTAAAAAATATAGTTCAGACATGGGTTTAAACCATTTAAATATATTTGAGGGACAGAGTTTTTTAGGTATCATTGGTCTTCTTGCTTGGGGACTTGGATATTTTGGGCAGCCTCATATAATAGTGCGTTTTATGGCAATAAGAAGCATAGATGAACTTACAAAAGCAAGATTTGTAGGAATTTCTTGGATGGTAATAGGTTTGATTGGAGCTATTGCTAGTGGGCTTATAGGCTTTGTATATTTTAGTTCAAATGGTGTTATTTTGCAAGATTCAGAGACTGTATTTTTACAGTTAGGTTCTACTCTTTTTCATCCATTTATAGTTGGTGTTATTATTTCAGCTGTTCTTGCTGCAGTTATGAGCACTATTTCTAGTCAGCTTTTAGTTTGTTCTAGTTCTGCTACGCAAGATTTTTTGTTTCAATTTTATAAAAAAGATTTAAGCGACAAAGCTAAAACTTTTATAAGCCGACTAGCTGTTGTTTTTATAGGTGTTGTTGCTACATTTATAGCATTTATGCTTGATGATACTGTGTTAAAAGTTGTTGGATATGCGTGGGCTGGTTTTGGTGCTAGTTTTGGACCAGCGCTCCTTTTTTCTCTATATTCTAGTAAAACTACTACAATTTCTGCATTAAGTGGTATGATAGTTGGCGGAGCTACTGTAATTTTATGGATAGCTTTTGGATTTAGTCAATATATATATGAGCTGTTTCCTGGTTTTATATGTTCGATTTTGGCTATAATTATTGTTAATTATTTTAATTCTATGCATGATAAAGAAACAAAAAAGGCAGAAAAAATACTTAATGAATTTGATGAATTTAAAGAGCAAATTTAATGAAAAATTTAATTAAGTAAAATTATGTTAGAATTTAGTTTAATTTTAATTTATAGAAGGTAGAAATGCACGGTTATAAAATTTTTTCTGGCAATGCGAATTTAGAGTTTTCTAAAAAGATTTCAAAATACCTTTCTTTGCCTTTGAGTGAAGCTAATATAAAAAAATTTAGTGATGGCGAGATAAGTGTACAAGTTGGTGAAAGTGTAAGGGGTAAAGATGTGTTTGTTATACAGCCAACTTGTAGTCCTGTAAATGTGAATTTAATGGAACTTTTAGTTTTAACAGATGCACTAAGAAGAAGTAGTGCAAATTCTATAACTGCTATTGTGCCTTATTTTGGCTATGCGAGGCAAGATAGAAAAGCAGCTCCTAGAGTGCCAATTACAGCAAAACTTGTTGCAAATATGATGCAAGCAGCCGGCATAAGTAGAGTTGTAACTATGGATTTGCACGCTGGACAAATTCAAGGTTTTTTTGATATACCAGTTGATAACTTATATGGTTCTATTTTGTTTACAGAATATGTTAAAAATAAACATTTTAAAAATCCAATAGTAGCAAGTCCTGATATAGGCGGTGTTGCAAGAGCAAGAGCACTAGCAAAAAACTTAAATTTAGATATAGTTATAGTTGATAAGCGTCGCGAAAAAGCAAATGAAAGTGAAGTTATGAATATAATAGGGGATGTAAATGGTAAAGATGTCATTTTAGTTGATGATATGATAGATACTGCTGGAACTATAGTAAAAGCTGCATCTGCCCTTAAAGCTCGTGGTGCAACTAGCGTAATGGCTTTTTGTACACATGCTGTTCTTAGCGGGCCTGCTTATGAGAGATTAGAAAAAGGTGAACTTGATGAACTTGTTATAACAGATACAATACCTTTAAAACAAGATTGTGATAAGATAAAAGTTCTTTCGGCTGCACCGCTTTTTGCTGAAGTTATAAGAAGAGTTTATAATAACGAAAGTGTCAATAGCTTGTTTTTATAATAAATTTAGAGTTTGCAAGAGATTGCAAACTCTTTTATATTAGTATAGTCCAAATTTTCCATCTTTTCTTTTATACATTACTCTTAATTTTGCGTCCATATCATTGAATACAAAGAACTGATCTGTGCTATTTTTTAGTTTTTCTAAAGCCTCTTCTATCTCTAATGGTTTGTATAATTCAAGATCCATTGGAACTATTTCATCTGTATCTTCTATCTTTTCTTCACTTGCTTGCGTTATACTTGCTTTTTGGTCATCTTTGTTTTTGTGAGTTGTCATTTTGTCATGTTCT contains:
- a CDS encoding amino acid ABC transporter permease encodes the protein MNEKILKFIVFILIATLGVYFTYPDEISSDQALSYLESYNTTLILTIGGITIGIVLGFILAFLKFINIKILSFIIDEYIDIIRGTPVLIQLMVFSFVVFAAWSNNIYAAIIALGLNSSAYVAEIVRSGINSVDNGQMEAARAMGLDYKTSMKEIIFPQAIKNILPALANEFISLFKETSVVGMIGIFDLTMNAQSLQATLFTAKPILFAAVIYYISVKIFSFLAKMLETRLNKND
- a CDS encoding basic amino acid ABC transporter substrate-binding protein yields the protein MKKLFKCLLASLFLATCINANDILKVGTNATYPPFEYIDQNSKITGFDMDLIDELSKRIGFKYEIVNMGFDALIPALKSGKIDAIAAAMSATPQRIKAVDFTDPYYTTENLFIKKSSNAEINSKDDLIGKKIGVQLGTVQEMAAREIKGSKVVPTKDIFNSIMALKNNKVDAVLVDSSIGYGYLNKNDDLTEFLKEPDGSEGFSIAFDKNKRTELIKKINKEVDKMKQDGTYEKLLKQYELK
- the ccsA gene encoding cytochrome c biogenesis protein; protein product: MNKIISGFLGMGSAITMLLIYAVSCGTATIIENNYDTPTAWSAVYGATWFALLQLLLGVNLLYNIFRYKLITLKKLPSFLFHFSFIIILIGAGITRYFGFEGVVHIRNGESTDELWTSAVYLQLIADDGKNLYQDNEEKHISLKGDNDFSMSVDINGKKATYKYKDYIRSADFVFTDSKDGKPIINLIISGNGSSNELILENNTSNIIDGVEFTFNKEPNSDKFVKFTLKDDKWFFTSSDKVSYFIMSENKKDNFESNSLNEFKEMRLYTVANINFSPKFLSKSASKKLVSANDGNDAMIGELEFNGEKQDVPIFTNGKVYSTHIGGVEFVTKVGSLKHTMPFVMHLNAFKLDRYPGSNSPMSYSSDITIFDKNGNKIMDYLIYMNNVLDFNGHRFFQSSYDMDERGTILSVNKDPGKIPTYIGYFLLGLGFFLNLISPYSRFRKLANLVNSEATKTLSLMFVIVLAFAGVNLKASDVPSIDKNHAKELSSLLVQSVDGRIKPFDTVGYEVLNKIYRSSSFNGMSPTEVILSMMLNSDYWQEAPLIAISNKELKKLLGVDENAKYAKFSDFFNMGSDGKLTYKLTKTVELTNRKNPALRGMFDKDVIKVDERVNILYMVFMGEIFRIFPKIDDPNNTWYSPASAIMSFPKEESNQVASILQNYFRSIIDAQSSGDWKQANDALNVLKEYQSKYGASILIDQKKIDMELLLNKYNIFDRLSPFYLISGLILLAVVFIKMVRPKTNVLYPFRFVYFLNLVLFLALTAGLGMRWYVSQHAPWSNAYESLIYVAWAMALSGLIFAKRSPVTIALTSILTGVTLFVAHLSWLDPQITTLVPVLNSYWLTIHVSVITASYGFLGLCALLGMFTLILMCFQGKKENKEISRNILEATRINEMSMIFGISLLTLGNFLGGVWANESWGRYWGWDSKETWALISIIVYAVVLHLRFIPKLNNQYAFGVASSFAYWSIIMTYFGVNFYLSGMHSYASGDPVPVPNFVGIIATVMIIITLIASRGIKFAKKL
- the putP gene encoding sodium/proline symporter PutP, which translates into the protein MDDFYIYLAIVIYLGILIYIGKRNYNKDAGVDEFILDNRGLGPVLTALSAGASDMSGWMILGLPGVLYATGLCNVWIAIGLSVGAWANYKILAKRLRVYTEVAGDSSTIPDFFENRFRDNTKTIRFISGIIILVFYTLYVSSGIIAGGKTFESFFGINFAFGAIFTLFVVVVYTFFGGFKAVCETDAFQGVLMFAILVLIPSVAYFNINIPDGSSFVGEIKKYSSDMGLNHLNIFEGQSFLGIIGLLAWGLGYFGQPHIIVRFMAIRSIDELTKARFVGISWMVIGLIGAIASGLIGFVYFSSNGVILQDSETVFLQLGSTLFHPFIVGVIISAVLAAVMSTISSQLLVCSSSATQDFLFQFYKKDLSDKAKTFISRLAVVFIGVVATFIAFMLDDTVLKVVGYAWAGFGASFGPALLFSLYSSKTTTISALSGMIVGGATVILWIAFGFSQYIYELFPGFICSILAIIIVNYFNSMHDKETKKAEKILNEFDEFKEQI
- the thiE gene encoding thiamine phosphate synthase, which translates into the protein MSEIYAITDDILTPDETIEDQVLEILQNGIKFIQYRSKKSIQNEEIIKNLISLCEDFNAKLIINDNVNLAKKLKAHGVHIGKNDAMLKNTKEFLGSEFIIGVSCYNDINLAINSQNIGASYVAFGAAFKSATKPNALLSGIEIISQAKEKISLPICIIGGINQGNIADVATKKPDMIAMIEAIYKPNSIKENITNLRKKIYQWT
- a CDS encoding undecaprenyl-diphosphate phosphatase, with the translated sequence MDIISTIILGIVEGLTEFLPVSSTGHLILASKLLNLQQTPTLTCFEVSIQLGSILAVVFIYFSKLKQDINIWIKLAIGFIPTGAIGFLLHKYIKELFSPDIVAYMLIFWGIIFIIVEIFNKKEKIKITTITLEDVSYKQSFLIGLSQCLAMVPGTSRSGATIITGLLAGLDRKTAATFSFLLAIPTMFAATFYDSYKNRAIFIENMDNIFIFLLGGIVAFIVALFAIKIFLKFVSKFDYIPFGIYRIVVGLIFLLFIL
- a CDS encoding amino acid ABC transporter ATP-binding protein — its product is MIKIENLCKKYGNLSVLNNISTNIKKGEVVAIIGPSGGGKSTFLRCINKLEEPDSGHIFIKNQDITLKSTNINKIRQKVSMVFQHFNLFANKSVLSNLTLAPIKAGIYSKEEAQSKAIELLRKVGLEDKKDEFPHKLSGGQKQRIAIARSLAMNPDVILFDEPTSALDPEMIGEVLHIMQEVAKEGLTMLVVTHEMGFARNVANRIFFMEGGIIAVDDTPKNVFENPQNERLQEFLNKILNH
- a CDS encoding ribose-phosphate pyrophosphokinase; protein product: MHGYKIFSGNANLEFSKKISKYLSLPLSEANIKKFSDGEISVQVGESVRGKDVFVIQPTCSPVNVNLMELLVLTDALRRSSANSITAIVPYFGYARQDRKAAPRVPITAKLVANMMQAAGISRVVTMDLHAGQIQGFFDIPVDNLYGSILFTEYVKNKHFKNPIVASPDIGGVARARALAKNLNLDIVIVDKRREKANESEVMNIIGDVNGKDVILVDDMIDTAGTIVKAASALKARGATSVMAFCTHAVLSGPAYERLEKGELDELVITDTIPLKQDCDKIKVLSAAPLFAEVIRRVYNNESVNSLFL